A single Sphingobium sp. EP60837 DNA region contains:
- a CDS encoding DUF2243 domain-containing protein, whose amino-acid sequence MPKPMPKPNRSWSRWGIVLGFALGGFFDGILLHQILQWHHLLSLVPGVETIRGQVLWDGYFHALMYVIAVVGLWGLWRARTQVQEQWGRALIGALLIGFGLWHIVDSVLSHWLLGIHRIKLDSPNPLMWDLIWFTVFGLVPLIVGWLLLRNRGAPPARMGGATMAVLLVGLATAGLGAWSLRPPPGQKYTTVVFAPGVRPADAMNAIVAADARLAWADPKMAVVVVEVDADKRMSFYRRGALLVGGSGLPSGCFSWSRA is encoded by the coding sequence TCCCGATGGGGCATCGTCCTGGGATTTGCCTTGGGCGGCTTCTTCGACGGCATCCTGCTCCATCAGATACTTCAATGGCACCATCTGCTAAGTCTCGTGCCCGGTGTCGAAACGATCCGGGGACAGGTACTGTGGGATGGATACTTTCACGCGTTGATGTACGTCATCGCCGTCGTCGGGCTATGGGGGCTGTGGCGCGCTCGAACTCAGGTGCAGGAACAGTGGGGTCGAGCGCTGATCGGCGCATTGCTGATAGGCTTCGGCTTGTGGCACATAGTCGATAGCGTGCTCTCGCATTGGCTGCTTGGCATCCACAGGATCAAGCTCGACAGTCCAAACCCGCTCATGTGGGATCTGATCTGGTTCACCGTCTTTGGCCTTGTGCCGCTGATCGTGGGCTGGCTGTTGCTTCGCAATCGCGGTGCTCCGCCGGCCCGCATGGGTGGAGCGACGATGGCCGTGCTTCTTGTCGGGCTTGCTACGGCCGGGCTAGGCGCCTGGTCGCTTCGACCACCTCCCGGCCAAAAGTATACCACCGTGGTGTTTGCGCCCGGAGTACGACCAGCGGATGCGATGAATGCGATCGTCGCGGCAGACGCTCGTCTCGCCTGGGCCGATCCGAAGATGGCTGTCGTGGTCGTGGAGGTCGATGCCGACAAACGGATGAGCTTTTACCGGCGCGGGGCGCTTCTCGTGGGCGGTTCTGGGTTGCCAAGCGGGTGCTTCAGTTGGAGCCGAGCTTAG